The following proteins are encoded in a genomic region of Rubrobacter xylanophilus DSM 9941:
- a CDS encoding lactate racemase domain-containing protein — MQTEKPVRREIEKLLSEVELPRLALVEQEVETPPALTNIRKAVREALGSVELPTGTVAIGVGSRGVARVGEITAALVEALKEAGASPFIVPAMGSHGASTAEGQAEVLAHLGVSEEKVGCPVRATMEAVEIGRTPSGVKVYMDRHAHEADAVVVVNRVKPHTAFRGEVESGPSKMLAIGLGKQRGAHSIHAAGWGEIHRTIPEAARVAVETGKVAFALATLENADEEPCRVVAIPAERLAEEEAPLLEEAKRNLPRLPFGELDVLVVDEIGKNISGDGADPNVTGRYPTPYASGGPSVERMVFLDLTEETGGNANGVGLSDVISSRLERKMDRSATYMNALTSTVPDTVRIPMVMESDRDAIAAALIMCAGVEPPEARLVRIRNTLSLRRMWVSEALLGEVEADPRLRVVEPPRPLRFDEDGALI, encoded by the coding sequence GTGCAGACGGAGAAGCCGGTTCGCAGGGAGATCGAGAAACTGCTGAGCGAGGTCGAGCTTCCACGCCTCGCGCTGGTCGAGCAAGAAGTGGAGACCCCGCCCGCACTGACGAACATCCGGAAGGCTGTTCGCGAGGCGCTCGGTTCCGTGGAGTTGCCTACCGGGACTGTCGCCATCGGGGTCGGGAGCCGGGGCGTGGCGCGGGTCGGGGAGATCACCGCCGCCCTCGTCGAGGCGCTGAAGGAGGCGGGGGCCTCGCCGTTCATAGTCCCGGCGATGGGCAGCCACGGAGCCTCCACCGCCGAGGGGCAGGCGGAGGTGCTGGCGCACCTGGGGGTGAGCGAGGAGAAAGTCGGCTGCCCGGTGCGGGCGACGATGGAGGCCGTGGAGATCGGCCGGACGCCCTCGGGCGTGAAGGTCTACATGGACCGCCACGCCCACGAGGCCGACGCGGTGGTCGTCGTCAACCGCGTAAAGCCGCACACCGCCTTCCGGGGCGAGGTGGAGAGTGGGCCCTCGAAGATGCTCGCCATCGGGCTCGGCAAGCAGCGGGGGGCGCACTCGATCCACGCCGCCGGGTGGGGCGAGATCCACCGCACCATCCCCGAGGCCGCCCGCGTCGCCGTGGAGACCGGGAAGGTGGCCTTCGCGCTCGCCACGCTGGAGAACGCCGACGAGGAGCCGTGCAGGGTGGTGGCAATCCCGGCGGAGAGGCTGGCGGAGGAGGAGGCCCCGCTGCTGGAGGAGGCAAAGAGGAACCTGCCGCGCCTCCCCTTCGGGGAGCTGGACGTGCTGGTGGTGGACGAGATCGGGAAGAACATCTCCGGCGACGGCGCCGACCCCAACGTGACGGGCCGCTACCCCACCCCCTACGCCTCCGGCGGCCCCTCCGTCGAGCGGATGGTCTTTCTGGACCTCACCGAGGAGACCGGCGGCAACGCCAACGGCGTGGGGCTCTCGGACGTGATCTCCTCCCGCCTCGAGCGGAAGATGGACCGCTCGGCGACCTACATGAACGCCCTGACCTCCACCGTCCCAGACACGGTGAGGATACCGATGGTGATGGAGAGCGACCGGGACGCCATCGCCGCCGCGCTCATCATGTGCGCCGGGGTCGAGCCGCCGGAGGCCCGCCTCGTCCGCATCCGCAACACCCTCAGCCTGCGCAGGATGTGGGTCTCGGAGGCGCTGCTCGGCGAGGTGGAGGCCGACCCGAGGCTGCGCGTCGTCGAGCCCCCGCGCCCCCTGCGCTTCGACGAGGACGGCGCCCTGATCTAG
- a CDS encoding alpha-hydroxy acid oxidase yields the protein MEPISVLDYEPLARERMHPAAWAYLCAGAEDEVTLRENRAAFERLRLVPRVLRGVSAPDLRTTVLGTPVEAPVLVAPMGVHGLAHPEGECASARGAGEAGTLMAVSTVSSRSIEEVSACATGPLWFQLYVYRSRGLAERLVRRAERAGCRALVLTADSPRWGRKERFLRVAGSLPPGADAASIDSEVGEEDLAPAALTWEDVAWLRSVSSLPVVLKGVLHPEDAVLAVEHGAAGIVVSNHGGRQLDGAPASIEALPAVVEAVAGASGGRAEVYLDGGVRRGTDVLKALALGARAVFVGRPVLWGLAVGGAEGVRRVLGLLRGELEHAMALCGQASVGGLDPELVSRGAR from the coding sequence GTGGAGCCTATCAGCGTCCTCGACTACGAGCCGCTCGCCCGCGAGCGGATGCACCCCGCGGCCTGGGCGTACCTCTGCGCCGGAGCGGAGGACGAGGTGACGCTGCGGGAGAACCGCGCGGCGTTCGAGCGCCTGCGGCTGGTGCCGCGGGTGCTGCGCGGCGTCTCGGCTCCCGACCTCCGCACGACGGTGCTCGGGACGCCGGTGGAGGCCCCGGTCCTGGTCGCCCCGATGGGCGTGCACGGGCTCGCGCACCCCGAGGGCGAGTGCGCGAGCGCCCGGGGCGCCGGGGAGGCCGGGACGCTCATGGCCGTCAGCACCGTCTCCTCGCGGAGCATCGAGGAGGTCTCGGCCTGCGCGACCGGGCCGCTGTGGTTCCAGCTCTACGTCTACCGCTCGCGCGGCCTCGCCGAGCGCCTCGTGCGCCGGGCCGAGCGCGCCGGCTGCCGGGCTCTCGTGCTGACGGCGGACTCCCCGCGCTGGGGCCGCAAGGAGCGCTTCCTGCGGGTCGCGGGCTCGCTGCCGCCGGGCGCCGACGCGGCGAGCATCGACAGCGAGGTCGGCGAGGAGGATCTCGCGCCCGCCGCCTTGACCTGGGAGGACGTGGCGTGGCTGCGCTCGGTTTCGAGCCTCCCCGTCGTCCTCAAGGGCGTTCTCCACCCCGAGGACGCCGTCCTCGCCGTCGAGCACGGGGCCGCGGGCATAGTCGTCTCCAACCACGGCGGCAGGCAGCTCGACGGCGCGCCCGCGAGCATCGAGGCGCTGCCGGCGGTCGTCGAGGCGGTGGCCGGGGCGTCCGGCGGGCGCGCGGAGGTCTACCTCGACGGCGGCGTGCGGCGCGGCACGGACGTCCTGAAGGCCCTGGCCCTCGGGGCGCGGGCGGTCTTCGTGGGACGTCCGGTCCTCTGGGGCCTCGCCGTGGGCGGCGCGGAGGGCGTCCGGCGCGTGCTGGGGCTGCTGCGCGGGGAGCTGGAGCACGCGATGGCGCTCTGCGGGCAGGCGAGCGTCGGGGGGCTCGACCCGGAGCTCGTCTCCCGGGGCGCTCGCTAG
- a CDS encoding SDR family oxidoreductase gives MQSLNGKVFAITGASRGIGAATALALAREGCRLGLGGRDEAALEGVARGVADAGGEAVAVRCDVRRYEDCERLASETVGRFGGLDGLVANAGVGAYGGLLDLSPEQIDEMLDTNARGTVYSVRAALPALLEGGGDLVIVASVAGLKGLPNESVYCASKHAQVGFAEALDHELRLRGVRVTAMCPGGVATEFAFGAGRTPDMPALREMMSPDQVAEAIVFALRQDPQLRTLRLVVRPMSEPV, from the coding sequence GTGCAGTCGCTGAACGGCAAGGTCTTCGCAATAACCGGGGCCAGCCGCGGCATAGGGGCCGCGACGGCGCTCGCGCTGGCGAGGGAGGGGTGCAGGCTCGGCCTCGGGGGCAGGGACGAGGCGGCGCTTGAGGGGGTCGCTCGGGGCGTCGCGGATGCGGGCGGCGAGGCGGTGGCCGTCCGCTGCGACGTGCGCCGCTACGAGGACTGCGAGCGCCTCGCCTCGGAGACCGTCGGGCGCTTCGGCGGGCTCGACGGCCTCGTCGCGAACGCGGGGGTCGGGGCCTACGGGGGGCTTCTCGATCTCTCACCGGAGCAGATAGACGAGATGCTGGATACCAACGCGCGCGGCACGGTCTACTCGGTGCGGGCGGCGCTTCCGGCTCTGCTCGAGGGGGGAGGGGACCTCGTGATCGTCGCCTCGGTCGCCGGTCTCAAGGGGCTCCCGAATGAGTCGGTCTACTGCGCGAGCAAGCACGCCCAGGTGGGCTTCGCCGAGGCCCTCGACCACGAGCTGCGCCTGAGGGGCGTCCGGGTCACGGCCATGTGCCCCGGCGGCGTGGCCACCGAGTTCGCCTTCGGGGCCGGGCGGACGCCGGACATGCCCGCCCTCAGGGAGATGATGAGCCCGGATCAGGTCGCCGAGGCCATCGTCTTCGCGCTGCGCCAGGACCCGCAGCTGCGGACGCTGCGCCTCGTCGTGCGGCCGATGAGTGAGCCGGTGTAG
- a CDS encoding substrate-binding domain-containing protein: protein MAAVAALALAACAEVREQGGGQQGGGEGRQGPIELAVVPKAVGFDFWETVRQGAVCAAKRAEGEVDVQWDGVAQETDVTGQVNLLQNFITQGVDGLVYAATDAKVLHDVTQQALDQGITVVNIDSGTDPQPENVPVFATDNVAAAERATEYLVEQLGEDGGKVAFIPFQPGTATNDTRTEGFKNVLKENPQVKLVAEQSSESNYNRALQVTEDILTAHPDLDAIYAANEPGVLGAAEAVRSAGKAGEIIIVGWDTAPDELKAVREGVVSALIAQNPFRMGYDGVNAAVKMIRTGEQVEGGDTGAILVTRENIDDPEVQRVLDPSCENPPVEGQ, encoded by the coding sequence GTGGCGGCCGTCGCCGCGCTCGCCCTCGCCGCGTGCGCCGAGGTCAGGGAGCAGGGAGGGGGCCAGCAGGGCGGCGGAGAGGGCCGGCAGGGCCCCATAGAGCTCGCCGTCGTGCCCAAGGCCGTGGGCTTCGACTTCTGGGAGACGGTGCGTCAGGGGGCGGTGTGCGCCGCCAAGAGGGCCGAGGGCGAGGTCGACGTCCAGTGGGACGGGGTCGCCCAGGAGACCGACGTTACCGGGCAGGTCAACCTGCTGCAGAACTTCATCACCCAGGGGGTGGACGGGCTCGTCTACGCCGCCACCGACGCCAAGGTGCTCCACGACGTCACGCAGCAGGCGCTCGACCAGGGCATAACCGTGGTCAACATAGACTCCGGCACCGACCCGCAGCCCGAGAACGTGCCGGTCTTCGCCACGGACAACGTGGCGGCCGCCGAGCGGGCGACCGAGTACCTGGTGGAGCAGCTCGGCGAGGACGGCGGGAAGGTGGCGTTCATCCCCTTCCAGCCCGGCACGGCGACGAACGACACCCGCACGGAGGGCTTCAAGAACGTCCTCAAGGAGAACCCGCAGGTAAAGCTCGTCGCCGAGCAGTCCAGCGAGAGCAACTACAACCGGGCGCTGCAGGTCACCGAGGACATCCTCACCGCCCACCCGGATCTGGACGCCATCTACGCGGCCAACGAGCCCGGCGTGCTGGGCGCCGCCGAGGCGGTGAGGAGCGCCGGGAAGGCCGGGGAGATCATCATCGTCGGCTGGGACACCGCCCCCGACGAGCTCAAGGCCGTGCGCGAGGGCGTGGTGAGCGCGCTCATCGCCCAGAACCCCTTCAGGATGGGCTACGACGGGGTGAACGCGGCGGTGAAGATGATCCGTACCGGCGAGCAGGTCGAGGGCGGCGACACGGGGGCGATACTGGTCACCCGGGAGAACATAGACGACCCGGAGGTCCAGCGGGTCCTCGACCCGAGCTGCGAGAACCCGCCCGTCGAAGGGCAGTAG
- a CDS encoding ABC transporter permease, with amino-acid sequence MSQTTATGERRRTLGGVLREHLSDLVSQLAAAGALIAVFVFLSIASPNFLTADNLFNVGTQTAVTAVIAIGMTLVIITAGIDLSVGSVAALSGVMGVMMMVDLGLPVLVAILGGTLVGALCGLVNGLLISVAGLNPFIATLGMLSVARGLVYIVSDAQAVFGTPDSFRLLGQGVLAGGIPIPVVVILVVAVAGYVVLSRTKLGRYAYAIGSNMEAARLSGIPIRRYLTAVYVISGALAGFGGMIASSRVASGQPNFGMGLELDVIAAAVIGGASLFGGQGTVVGTLIGAFLIALIRNGAVLLDVNIFYQQVIIGVVIWLAVMWDQYRRRRLAAASE; translated from the coding sequence ATGAGCCAGACCACCGCCACAGGAGAGAGGAGGAGGACGCTCGGAGGGGTTCTGAGGGAGCACCTCTCGGACCTCGTCTCCCAGCTCGCCGCGGCCGGGGCCCTGATCGCGGTCTTCGTCTTCCTCTCCATAGCCTCCCCCAACTTCCTCACCGCGGACAACCTCTTCAACGTGGGCACCCAGACCGCGGTGACCGCCGTCATCGCCATCGGGATGACGCTCGTGATCATCACCGCCGGCATAGACCTCTCGGTCGGGTCGGTGGCCGCCCTCTCGGGCGTCATGGGGGTCATGATGATGGTCGACCTCGGGTTGCCGGTGCTCGTGGCCATCCTCGGCGGCACCCTCGTCGGGGCGCTGTGCGGGCTGGTCAACGGCCTGCTCATCTCGGTGGCCGGGCTCAACCCGTTCATCGCCACGCTCGGGATGCTCAGCGTGGCCCGCGGGCTGGTCTACATCGTCAGCGACGCGCAGGCCGTCTTCGGGACCCCGGACTCCTTCCGGCTGCTGGGGCAGGGCGTGCTCGCCGGCGGCATCCCCATCCCGGTGGTCGTCATCCTCGTGGTGGCCGTGGCGGGCTACGTGGTGCTCTCCCGGACCAAGCTCGGCCGCTACGCCTACGCCATCGGCTCCAACATGGAGGCCGCCCGGCTCTCCGGGATCCCCATCCGGCGCTACCTCACCGCCGTCTACGTCATCTCCGGGGCGCTGGCGGGCTTCGGGGGCATGATCGCCTCCTCCCGCGTCGCCTCCGGGCAGCCCAACTTCGGGATGGGGCTCGAGCTCGACGTCATCGCGGCGGCGGTCATCGGCGGGGCGAGCCTCTTCGGGGGGCAGGGGACGGTCGTCGGGACCCTCATCGGGGCCTTCCTCATAGCCCTCATCCGCAACGGGGCGGTGCTCCTCGACGTCAACATCTTCTACCAGCAGGTGATCATCGGGGTGGTGATCTGGCTCGCCGTCATGTGGGACCAGTACCGGCGGCGCAGGCTCGCCGCGGCTTCGGAGTAG
- a CDS encoding sugar ABC transporter ATP-binding protein, giving the protein MEESLEPVVRLRGVSKEFPGVVAVDGVDLDILPGEVHVVAGENGAGKSTLMKLLSQVERPTSGEIYISGERVEFHGPGHARRLGVAMVYQEFALAPHLSVAENLFLGREPGRGGFVNRRAEKEEARGLLRRVGLEVDPDRLVSSLTVAEQQRVEIAKALAIDARVVIMDEPTATLAEKEIEELFEVIRDLTSHGRAVLYISHRLDEIFRIADRVTVMRDGKVVATLPVEELDEAKLVRLMVGREIGNLYPKPEAEIGEVLLRVRGLSRGERLKDCSFEVRAGEILGFAGLVGAGRTELARAVFGADPVDSGEIELEGRPLRIRKPQDAIEAGIGYLTEDRKGEGLALQLGIDQNITLASLPARLGFIGLGRERSIAERRREQLNIRTPSVRRKVQVLSGGNQQKVVVARWLETRARVLFFDEPARGIDVGAKAEMFALIGELAREGRGIVLISSYLPELINMCDRILVMRDGRVAGVLEREEFSEEGIIALATGVKETV; this is encoded by the coding sequence ATGGAGGAGAGCTTGGAGCCGGTGGTTCGGCTGCGGGGAGTATCCAAGGAGTTCCCCGGGGTTGTGGCGGTGGATGGTGTGGATCTGGACATCCTCCCGGGGGAGGTGCACGTGGTTGCGGGGGAGAACGGGGCTGGCAAGAGCACCCTCATGAAGCTCCTCTCGCAGGTGGAGCGGCCGACGTCCGGCGAGATCTACATCTCCGGCGAGCGGGTTGAGTTCCACGGGCCGGGGCATGCCCGGCGGCTGGGGGTGGCGATGGTCTACCAGGAGTTTGCGCTGGCCCCCCACCTCTCGGTGGCGGAGAACCTCTTTCTCGGGCGGGAGCCGGGGAGGGGCGGCTTCGTCAACCGGCGGGCGGAGAAGGAGGAGGCGCGGGGGCTCTTGAGGCGGGTGGGGCTCGAGGTGGACCCCGACCGGCTCGTCTCCAGCCTCACGGTCGCCGAGCAGCAGCGGGTGGAGATCGCCAAGGCCCTCGCCATAGACGCCAGGGTCGTCATCATGGACGAGCCCACCGCCACGCTCGCCGAGAAGGAGATAGAGGAGCTCTTCGAGGTCATAAGGGACCTCACCTCTCACGGGCGGGCCGTGCTCTACATCTCGCACCGGCTGGACGAGATCTTCCGGATCGCCGACCGGGTGACCGTCATGCGCGACGGGAAGGTCGTGGCCACCCTCCCCGTGGAGGAGCTGGACGAGGCGAAGCTCGTGCGGCTCATGGTGGGGCGGGAGATCGGCAACCTCTACCCCAAGCCCGAGGCGGAGATCGGGGAGGTGCTGCTGCGGGTGCGCGGGCTCAGCCGCGGGGAGAGGCTGAAGGACTGCTCCTTCGAGGTGAGGGCGGGGGAGATCCTCGGCTTCGCCGGGCTCGTGGGGGCCGGGAGGACCGAGCTCGCGCGGGCGGTCTTCGGCGCCGACCCCGTGGACTCCGGGGAGATCGAGCTGGAGGGCAGACCGCTGCGCATCCGCAAGCCGCAGGACGCCATAGAGGCCGGCATCGGCTACCTCACCGAGGACCGCAAGGGGGAGGGGCTCGCGCTGCAGCTCGGGATCGACCAGAACATCACGCTCGCCAGCCTGCCCGCCCGGCTCGGGTTCATCGGCCTCGGCCGGGAGCGCAGCATCGCCGAGCGGCGCAGGGAGCAGCTCAACATCCGCACCCCCTCCGTCCGGCGCAAGGTGCAGGTGCTCTCCGGGGGCAACCAGCAGAAGGTCGTGGTGGCCCGCTGGCTCGAGACCCGGGCCAGGGTGCTCTTCTTCGACGAGCCCGCGCGCGGCATAGACGTGGGGGCCAAGGCCGAGATGTTCGCCCTCATCGGGGAGCTGGCCAGGGAGGGGCGGGGGATAGTGCTCATCTCCTCCTACCTGCCGGAGCTCATAAACATGTGCGACCGGATACTCGTGATGCGCGACGGGCGCGTGGCGGGCGTCCTGGAGAGGGAGGAGTTCTCGGAGGAGGGGATCATAGCCTTGGCGACCGGAGTGAAGGAGACCGTATGA
- a CDS encoding FadR/GntR family transcriptional regulator produces MMGEGRSLTEEAILRLKAMILSGELAPGERLPVERELAARLGISRSSLREAVRALALVGVLRTRRGDGTYVTSLEPGLLLEATGMVADLLQESSPVWLLEVRRMLEPGATALAAARMSPEELSGLRECLERLERAPDVEELIAADDEFHARIADAAGNPVLSSLLRSLAGRTLRARLWRGVSDADALERTRLGHRAIFRAIERRDPELARAAAASHIAEVEDWFHRGAPA; encoded by the coding sequence ATGATGGGTGAGGGGCGGTCGCTGACGGAGGAGGCGATCCTGCGGTTGAAGGCCATGATCCTCTCGGGGGAGCTTGCGCCGGGGGAGCGGCTCCCGGTGGAGAGGGAGCTCGCGGCCCGGCTGGGGATCTCGCGCAGCTCGCTGCGGGAGGCGGTCCGGGCGCTGGCGCTGGTAGGGGTGCTGCGGACGCGCCGGGGCGACGGTACCTACGTGACGAGCCTGGAGCCGGGGCTGCTGCTGGAGGCCACGGGGATGGTGGCCGACCTCCTGCAGGAGAGCAGCCCGGTCTGGCTGCTGGAGGTGCGCAGGATGCTGGAGCCGGGGGCCACCGCCCTGGCCGCCGCCCGGATGTCGCCGGAGGAGCTCTCCGGGCTGCGGGAGTGCCTCGAGCGCCTGGAGAGGGCCCCCGACGTGGAGGAGCTCATCGCCGCCGACGACGAGTTCCACGCCCGTATCGCCGACGCCGCCGGAAACCCGGTCCTCTCCTCCCTGTTGCGCAGCCTCGCCGGACGTACCCTCAGGGCCCGGCTCTGGCGCGGCGTCTCCGACGCCGACGCCCTGGAGAGGACCCGCCTCGGCCACCGCGCCATCTTCCGGGCCATCGAACGCCGCGACCCCGAGCTCGCCCGGGCCGCCGCCGCCTCCCACATAGCCGAGGTCGAGGACTGGTTCCACAGAGGGGCGCCCGCCTGA
- a CDS encoding extracellular solute-binding protein, translating to MGGTLRVLLVGGPMYDPLYGRIGEFEERTGVRVERVLSRDHPDLNARIEREFGSGEADYDLVSTHTKYAPGQRRWLTPLDGDLAPEELAPFAERTLELARIGGELYGLPRNLDVKLLHYRTDLVGSPPATWEELLEVAARLRSGGLYGFVFPGKESGLFGHFFELHAMYGGRMFRGEGPPAPRINDEAGRRALGLLVELYRRAAPEETPDWHYDEVAACFREGRAAMSTDWPGGFHLYEGEGSRVRGRYGLALYPEGPAGRFVYAGCHSFAIPRTVRDRGAAVELLRFLASRESQAHEARFGTLPAREDALAEARAQAGPGSLAARRWELLEAAREAAIIPPKHENYPAVEEAIWRGVREALLGRSGVEEALARTEEAARRAAEGS from the coding sequence ATGGGAGGCACTCTGCGGGTCTTGCTGGTGGGCGGGCCGATGTACGACCCGCTGTACGGGAGGATCGGGGAGTTCGAGGAGCGGACCGGGGTGCGGGTGGAGCGGGTCCTCTCCCGCGACCACCCCGACCTCAACGCCCGCATCGAGCGGGAGTTCGGCTCCGGGGAGGCGGACTACGATCTCGTCTCCACCCACACCAAGTACGCGCCGGGGCAGCGCCGGTGGCTCACCCCGCTGGACGGCGACCTGGCGCCGGAGGAGCTTGCGCCGTTCGCGGAGAGGACGCTGGAGCTCGCCCGGATAGGCGGCGAGCTCTACGGCCTCCCCCGCAACCTCGACGTCAAGCTCCTCCACTACCGGACCGACCTGGTAGGGTCCCCGCCCGCGACCTGGGAGGAGCTGCTCGAGGTCGCTGCGCGGCTCAGGTCCGGGGGGCTCTACGGCTTCGTCTTCCCCGGCAAGGAGAGCGGGCTCTTCGGCCACTTCTTCGAGCTGCACGCCATGTACGGCGGCAGGATGTTCCGGGGGGAGGGGCCGCCCGCGCCGCGCATAAACGACGAGGCCGGGCGGCGGGCGCTCGGGCTCCTCGTCGAGCTCTATCGGCGGGCCGCCCCGGAGGAGACCCCGGACTGGCACTACGACGAGGTGGCCGCCTGCTTCAGGGAGGGGCGGGCCGCCATGAGCACCGACTGGCCCGGAGGGTTCCACCTCTACGAGGGGGAGGGCAGCAGGGTCAGGGGCCGCTACGGGCTCGCCCTCTACCCGGAGGGCCCGGCCGGGAGGTTCGTCTACGCCGGCTGCCACTCCTTCGCGATTCCCCGCACCGTGCGGGACAGGGGAGCGGCGGTGGAGCTGCTGCGCTTTCTCGCCTCCCGAGAGTCGCAGGCCCACGAGGCCCGCTTCGGAACCCTGCCGGCGCGGGAGGACGCCCTGGCGGAGGCGCGGGCGCAGGCCGGGCCCGGCTCGCTCGCCGCCCGGAGGTGGGAGCTGCTGGAGGCGGCGCGCGAGGCCGCCATCATCCCGCCCAAGCACGAGAACTACCCGGCGGTGGAGGAGGCCATCTGGCGCGGCGTCCGGGAGGCGCTGCTGGGCCGAAGTGGCGTCGAGGAGGCGCTGGCCCGCACCGAGGAGGCCGCCCGGCGGGCGGCGGAGGGTTCGTGA
- a CDS encoding aldo/keto reductase has protein sequence MTAGAFDPASRRPLGRTGLMVSPVCVGCAPLGNMPETFEYSVSEERARETLLEVFRSPINFLDTAAAYGDGESERRIGRVLAELGGLPEGYVLATKADRDLRTGEFSGEQMRRSVERSLRLLGLERLQLVYLHDPEYLDEPGREPFEYMMSPGGPVEALLGLKEEGLIEHLGIAGGPVDLLVRFVETGAFEAAITHNRYTLVERSAEPLLEACAGRGVACLNAAPYGSGILAKGPDAYARYEYREAPEALVERVRAMERVCRESGVPLAAAALQFSLRDPRIVSTVVGISRPERVRQTMELARHPIPEELWERLEEVSP, from the coding sequence GTGACGGCGGGCGCCTTCGACCCGGCCTCCCGGCGGCCGCTCGGGCGCACCGGTCTCATGGTCTCCCCCGTCTGCGTGGGCTGCGCGCCGCTCGGGAACATGCCGGAGACCTTCGAGTACTCCGTCTCCGAGGAGCGGGCCAGAGAGACCCTGCTCGAGGTCTTCCGGAGCCCCATAAACTTTCTGGACACGGCCGCCGCCTACGGCGACGGGGAGAGCGAGCGCCGCATCGGCCGGGTGCTCGCGGAGCTCGGGGGGCTGCCCGAAGGGTACGTGCTCGCCACCAAGGCCGACAGGGACCTCCGGACCGGGGAGTTCTCCGGCGAGCAGATGCGCCGCTCGGTGGAGCGGTCCCTGCGGCTGCTGGGGCTGGAGAGGCTCCAGCTCGTCTACCTGCACGACCCCGAGTACCTCGACGAGCCCGGGCGGGAGCCCTTCGAGTACATGATGTCCCCCGGCGGGCCGGTGGAGGCTTTGCTGGGCCTCAAGGAAGAGGGGCTCATAGAGCACCTGGGGATAGCCGGGGGACCGGTGGACCTCCTGGTGCGCTTCGTGGAGACGGGCGCGTTCGAGGCCGCCATCACCCACAACCGCTACACCCTCGTGGAGCGCAGCGCGGAACCGTTGCTCGAGGCGTGCGCCGGGCGCGGCGTCGCATGCCTCAACGCCGCCCCCTACGGCAGCGGCATCCTGGCCAAGGGCCCCGACGCCTACGCCCGCTACGAGTACCGCGAGGCGCCGGAGGCGCTGGTGGAGCGGGTGCGGGCCATGGAGAGGGTCTGCCGGGAGTCCGGCGTGCCGCTGGCGGCCGCCGCGCTGCAGTTCTCCCTCAGGGACCCGCGCATCGTCTCCACGGTGGTCGGGATCAGCCGCCCCGAGCGGGTGCGGCAGACCATGGAGCTCGCCCGGCACCCCATCCCGGAGGAGCTGTGGGAGAGGCTGGAAGAGGTCAGTCCATGA
- a CDS encoding SDR family NAD(P)-dependent oxidoreductase, whose translation MPDLSGKVAWVTGSSTGIGAACALALAREGCRVAVHYNRSGEEARRVVQKIEGSGGEALLVRGDVSDAAEVGRMAAEVEDRFGGLDFLVNNAGGLLERRPFSEMTEELWERVMEVNLKSVFLVSRAALPLMRRRGGGRIVNVTSIAARTGGGPGSSAYASAKGGVSTLTRAMAKELVSENILVNGVAPGVIATPFHDRYTPPEVRERLRRGIPIGREGTPEEVAGVVVFLLSPAADYLVGEIVEVNGGQLMD comes from the coding sequence GTGCCTGATCTTTCGGGGAAGGTTGCCTGGGTTACGGGGAGCAGCACGGGCATCGGGGCGGCCTGCGCCCTCGCGCTCGCCAGGGAGGGCTGCCGGGTCGCGGTCCACTACAACCGCAGCGGGGAGGAGGCCCGGCGGGTGGTGCAGAAGATAGAAGGCTCCGGCGGTGAGGCGCTGCTGGTCAGGGGCGACGTCTCGGACGCCGCCGAGGTGGGGCGGATGGCCGCCGAGGTGGAGGACCGCTTCGGGGGGCTGGACTTTCTGGTGAACAACGCCGGGGGCCTCCTGGAGCGGCGGCCCTTCTCGGAGATGACGGAAGAGCTCTGGGAGAGGGTGATGGAGGTGAACCTCAAGAGCGTCTTTCTGGTCTCCCGCGCGGCGCTGCCGCTGATGCGCCGGAGGGGAGGGGGGAGGATCGTGAACGTCACCTCCATCGCCGCCCGGACCGGCGGCGGGCCTGGCTCTTCGGCCTACGCCTCGGCCAAGGGCGGCGTGAGCACCCTCACGCGGGCGATGGCCAAGGAGCTCGTCTCGGAGAACATCCTGGTAAACGGGGTTGCGCCGGGGGTCATCGCCACCCCGTTCCACGACCGCTACACCCCGCCGGAGGTGCGCGAGCGGCTCCGCCGCGGGATCCCCATCGGGCGGGAGGGGACGCCGGAGGAGGTGGCCGGGGTGGTGGTCTTTTTGCTCTCCCCGGCCGCGGACTACCTGGTGGGCGAGATCGTGGAGGTCAACGGCGGCCAGCTCATGGACTGA